The Ancylothrix sp. D3o genome window below encodes:
- a CDS encoding DUF2470 domain-containing protein — MADQITPEISDRICKHMNEDHAEAVLLYAKHYGNSTEATAAQMVAIDPQGMDLSAQINGETIPLRITFDHTLEHSEDAHQTLITMVKQARKS, encoded by the coding sequence ATGGCCGATCAAATCACCCCCGAAATCAGTGATCGCATCTGCAAACACATGAACGAAGATCACGCCGAAGCCGTACTTTTATACGCCAAACATTACGGCAATTCTACAGAAGCAACAGCCGCACAAATGGTTGCCATCGATCCGCAAGGTATGGATCTTTCTGCCCAAATAAACGGCGAAACAATTCCATTAAGAATTACCTTTGATCATACCCTAGAACATTCAGAAGACGCTCACCAAACCCTCATTACGATGGTAAAACAAGCAAGAAAAAGTTAA
- a CDS encoding tetratricopeptide repeat protein: protein MNNLSINELLEALKNENETIRNEATNEFWQRWFMQKGMYGWQLLQQSQKLIEVGHVSQAEESLTLLISDLPDFAEAWNRRAVLYYTIGEFAKSIQDCKKVLELVPFHFGAWHGLGLCYAGLGEYRAAIQAFRKALEIQPHALINQRLILECTARLN, encoded by the coding sequence ATGAACAATTTATCAATTAATGAGTTACTCGAAGCCCTAAAAAATGAAAATGAAACCATCCGCAACGAAGCAACTAACGAATTTTGGCAAAGGTGGTTTATGCAAAAAGGAATGTATGGGTGGCAATTGCTTCAACAAAGCCAAAAATTAATCGAAGTTGGCCATGTTTCCCAAGCAGAAGAATCCCTAACACTCCTCATTTCCGACTTACCAGATTTTGCCGAAGCTTGGAACCGCCGAGCCGTTCTTTATTATACAATTGGCGAATTTGCAAAATCAATTCAAGACTGTAAAAAAGTCCTAGAATTAGTCCCCTTTCATTTTGGAGCATGGCATGGTTTAGGCTTATGTTATGCCGGTTTGGGAGAATATCGAGCAGCCATCCAAGCCTTCAGAAAAGCCCTAGAAATTCAACCTCATGCCCTCATCAACCAGCGCTTAATTTTAGAATGTACAGCGCGGTTAAATTAA